One Channa argus isolate prfri chromosome 15, Channa argus male v1.0, whole genome shotgun sequence DNA segment encodes these proteins:
- the LOC137099456 gene encoding testis-expressed protein 2-like isoform X1, with product MEDSKLIFSLDCHDEGPTVAFSKEKPQAQENRPDLGLGIDLDLSQSHRSQPPFLPHSPSSPGSLADLSASSAGLLVATNLVKSSSTDLEPRENSSLRSKPLLSLVKSLSTEISRRVEPEVNLSKSDSKLHLHPWKQLTQPKIPEAGPEKGELIEIDGWVTPPSTGSMSPTEPRGSSLIAELEDTRRKFSEAMQDPLSMLSKIMGDESSGSPKQGRVCGESQGSCDREWLSEDIELQCRRKTDGENRAVCETPLRKPKKGPIMKRSVSPECHTHSRNSQFEICTYGDMIQVVELQSGSRGTRHKTYTQSSRTISCSSVPLHWLFPVGLLAYGLFVLPLPPYVTGLSVGIGCGFILGLVVVFMFAPQRSKARSHKASLFNKPTAQNVQQQDGKLPEPDVLQGWMNETHSYDPETFHPSITHTVYVTLEGSQLCLAYPRAKVPRWAAFDETQHEAVFLRSCTYRLANCKVSLLPPGLARKRMWNKKYPICITLAEGEVGEESLVEGQEEDGRGERTSVVDQKIPVTLYLFGCTGREKEEWFQHFLSASNVRSEDNTETLSGGDAVKENTEDLHDLPGAVKTRTLLDYSTYVTQLIGTESCSPITSPCHSDKGSPTTQKKQSYNEEHRSGGQAGPEPSAFSGSSGCSVDVQPTWVNALVGRIFWDFLREKYWTDQVAHKIQKKLSKIKLPYFMNELTLADLDMGTCLPQVLSTSKPKLDRRGLWLELELMYTGCLQMTLETKMNLCKLGKEGEDEAHNIPETQQVREFITGVFFSSKPRLCILADSDEESSSAGSSDEEELPLSEPQGSVGDKTAMAAADGHTSGSTGRKILRFVDKIAKSKYFQKATENEYIRKKIAEVSNMPLMLNVEVLELSGTLAINIPPPPTDRIWYSFRVPPRLDLHVRPMLGEREVTFTHVTEWIERKLQCEFQKVFVMPNMDDLYLPLMTSGLENPPASHNSSVQTTSQQSSMESQEYLSE from the exons ATGGAAGACAGCAAGCTCATCTTCAGCTTGGACTGCCATGATGAGGGTCCCACTGTGGCTTTCTCCAAAGAAAAACCACAAGCCCAGGAGAACCGGCCTGACCTCGGTCTGGGGATTGATTTGGACCTGAGCCAAAGTCACCGCTCTCAGCCCCCCTTCCTGCCtcactccccctcctccccaggCTCTTTAGCTGATTTGTCAGCATCATCAGCAGGCCTGCTTGTCGCCACCAACCTTGTGAAATCCTCCTCCACAGACCTTGAGCCGAGGGAGAACAGCTCTCTAAGAAGCAAACCTCTCCTCAGCCTGGTCAAGTCCCTGAGCACAGAGATCTCCCGCCGGGTCGAACCAGAGGTCAATCTCTCCAAGTCTGACTCCAAGCTGCATTTGCATCCCTGGAAGCAGCTTACTCAGCCAAAGATCCCAGAGGCCGGGCCAGAAAAAGGAGAACTGATTGAGATAGACGGCTGGGTGACGCCTCCTTCAACAGGCAGCATGTCTCCCACTGAACCTCGGGGAAGCTCACTGATTGCTGAGCTGGAGGACACACGGAGGAAGTTCTCCGAGGCCATGCAGGATCCTCTGAGCATGCTGAGTAAGATCATGGGGGATGAAAGTTCTGGAAGCCCAAAGCAGGGGAGGGTTTGTGGGGAGTCCCAGGGCAGCTGTGACAGAGAATGGCTCAGTGAGGATATAGAACTTCAGTGTCGGAGGAAGACTGACGGAGAGAACAGAGCAGTGTGTGAAACTCCCTTAAGAAAACCTAAAAAGGGCCCAATAATGAAAAGGTCTGTCTCACCAGAATGTCATACACACAGCAGAAACAGCCAATTTGAGATCTGCACATATGGAGACATGATTCAGGTGGTGGAGCTTCAGAGTGGATCCAGAGGGACAAGACACAAAACTTACACCCAGTCTAGCCGCACAATCTCATGCTCATCAGTGCCCCTTCACTGGCTCTTCCCCGTGGGCCTCTTAGCTTATGGGCTCTTTGTGCTGCCCCTGCCTCCATATGTGACTGGTTTGTCTGTAGGGATAGGGTGTGGGTTTATACTGGGCTTGGTGGTGGTGTTTATGTTTGCGCCGCAACGATCAAAAGCCAGAAGCCACAAGGCCTCTCTGTTCAACAAGCCCACAGCCCagaatgtgcagcagcaggacGGAAAGCTCCCAGAACCAGATGTCCTACAG GGCTGGATGAATGAAACACACAGCTACGACCCTGAGACCTTCCATCcttccatcacacacactgtctATGTCACACTGGAGGGCAGCCAGCTGTGCCTGGCGTACCCACGTGCCAAAGTTCCCCGATGGGCAGCGTTTGATGAGACACAACATGAGGCTGTATTTTTGCGATCATGCACTTATCGGCTTGCTAACTGTAAG GTGTCTCTGTTACCTCCTGGTTTGGCTCGCAAAAGGATGTGGAATAAGAAGTACCCAATCTGCATTACTCTAGCTGAGGGGGAGGTCGGGGAAGAGAGTCTGGTGGAAGGGCAGGAGGAGGATGGGAGGGGAGAGAGGACCTCTGTAGTGGACCAAAAGATTCCAGTGACCCTCTACCTGTTTGGTTgcacaggaagagagaaagaggagtggTTTCAACATTTCCTGTCTGCGTCGAACGTGAGGAGTGAGGACAACACAG AAACGTTGTCTGGTGGCGATGctgttaaagaaaacacagaggacCTGCATGACTTACCAGGAGCTGTGAAAACAAGAACACTACTAGACTACAGCACCTATGTGACTCAGCTGATCGGGACAGAGAGTTGCAGTCCAATCACCAGCCCCTGCCACAGTGACAAAGGAAGTCCAACAACCCAAAAGAAG CAGAGTTACAATGAAGAGCACAGATCTGGAGGTCAAGCTGGACCTGAGCCCAGTGCTTTTTCAGGCTCATCAGGGTGCTCTGTGGATGTTCAGCCCACCTGGGTCAATGCCCTAGTGGGAAGGATCTTCTGGGACTTTCTCCGGGAGAAGTACTGGACCGATCAGGTGGCCCATAAGATCCAGAAGAAACTCAGTAAGATCAAG TTGCCATACTTCATGAATGAGCTGACTCTGGCTGATCTCGACATGGGCACCTGTCTACCTCAGGTTCTCAGCACCTCCAAACCTAAACTGGACCGTAGag GTCTGTGGCTGGAGCTGGAGTTGATGTACACAGGCTGTCTTCAGATGACTCTGGAGACTAAGATGAACCTGTGTAAGTTGGGTAAGGAGGGCGAAGATGAAGCTCACAACATTCCAGAAACCCAGCAAGTACG TGAGTTTATCACTGGTGTGTTTTTCAGCTCTAAACCCAGGCTGTGTATACTGGCTGACAGTGATGAAGAGTCATCTAGTGCAGGGTCATCTGATGAAGAGGAACTCCCTTTGTCTGAGCCACAGGGATCTGTGGGAGATAAGACCGCAATGGCAGCAGCTGATGG GCATACAAGTGGCAGCACTGGTAGGAAAATCCTGAGATTTGTGGACAAAATCGCAAAGTCCAAGTACTTCCAGAAAGCTACAGAGAATGAGTACATCCGGAAGAAGATAGCTGAGGTGTCCAACATGCCTCTGATGCTCAACGTGGAGGTTCTGGAGCTCTCTGGCACTCTGGCTATCAACATCCCCCCTCCTCCTACTGACAGGATATG GTACAGTTTCCGGGTGCCTCCCAGGTTAGACCTTCACGTGCGTCCCATGCTTGGGGAGAGAGAGGTTACCTTTACCCATGTCACTGAATGGATAGAAAGAAAACTGCAGTGTGAGTTCCAG AAAGTGTTTGTCATGCCCAATATGGATGATCTGTATCTGCCATTGATGACATCTGGCCTGGAAAACCCACCTGCATCCCACAATTCTTCAGTCCAAACCACATCACAACAGTCCTCCATGGAGTCCCAGGAGTATCTATCAGAGTAG